A genomic region of Bernardetia sp. ABR2-2B contains the following coding sequences:
- a CDS encoding adenylate/guanylate cyclase domain-containing protein yields the protein MKKFTSQNKLFFGFLLFVMCLYFIPQNGFSQNIETQYKTAKNQGNSNKAGKLAYQIGQRYYKEGNEQKAINYLKEAASFSLRVKDYKNLGQVYSLLGVIYKKNKNYSLAIFNYSKATQAYNMLGNKKMVASSHYLEGILYADAQQYDKAITVLKETIRIANQANATDLVLQSTEYLSKIYRKKGDKNNADLYENVKEEIKDQAEDVMALEEQKDALLVDSASISKTELEKKKKVAEKIEEQQKAKTLTIEELLERNSFKSDSLEQLHAKAVAGREADQKLFMYVIGGVAFFAVILIIFIIIQSNTVKAKKKANKELASANHELAAKNEEIEQQKEMIESEKERSEALLLNILPKEIAEELKHNVELHPRSYDQVSVIFTDFKGFTQVAEQLTPEELINELAECFSEFDTICEKWNIERIKTMGDAYMCAGGVPTSNYTNPVDAVSAAMEMQEVIEQLKQKKILQGKPYFEMRLGIHTGPVVAGVVGKKRFAYDIWGDTVNLAARMESSGEVGRVNISEYTYSLVRDYFFCSYRGKVEAKNKGEVDMYFVVSKF from the coding sequence ATGAAAAAATTTACTTCTCAAAATAAATTATTTTTTGGTTTCTTGCTTTTTGTAATGTGTCTGTATTTTATTCCTCAAAATGGCTTTTCTCAAAACATAGAAACACAATATAAAACTGCCAAAAATCAAGGTAATTCTAATAAAGCAGGAAAACTAGCTTATCAAATAGGACAAAGATATTATAAAGAGGGAAATGAACAAAAAGCAATTAATTACCTCAAAGAAGCTGCTAGTTTTTCACTTAGAGTAAAAGATTATAAAAATCTAGGACAAGTCTATTCTTTATTGGGAGTAATTTATAAGAAAAACAAGAACTATAGTTTGGCTATTTTTAATTATAGTAAAGCCACACAAGCCTACAATATGCTTGGAAATAAAAAAATGGTAGCTAGTTCGCATTATTTAGAAGGAATATTATATGCCGATGCCCAGCAGTATGATAAAGCAATTACTGTTCTTAAAGAAACAATACGTATAGCCAATCAAGCCAATGCTACTGATTTGGTTTTGCAAAGTACAGAATACTTATCAAAAATATATAGAAAGAAAGGCGATAAAAATAATGCAGATTTATATGAAAATGTAAAGGAAGAAATAAAAGACCAAGCAGAAGATGTAATGGCTTTAGAAGAACAAAAAGATGCTTTATTGGTAGATTCTGCATCAATTAGTAAAACAGAGCTTGAAAAAAAGAAGAAAGTAGCAGAGAAAATTGAAGAACAACAAAAAGCCAAAACATTAACAATAGAAGAGTTATTAGAAAGAAATAGTTTTAAATCAGATAGTTTGGAACAGCTTCATGCAAAGGCAGTAGCAGGAAGAGAAGCAGACCAAAAACTCTTTATGTATGTAATTGGAGGAGTTGCGTTTTTTGCTGTTATTCTCATTATTTTCATCATTATCCAAAGTAATACAGTAAAGGCAAAGAAGAAAGCGAATAAAGAACTTGCCTCTGCAAATCACGAACTTGCAGCCAAAAATGAGGAAATTGAGCAGCAAAAAGAAATGATAGAAAGTGAAAAAGAACGCTCAGAAGCTTTACTTCTAAATATCCTTCCAAAAGAAATAGCCGAAGAACTCAAACATAATGTCGAACTTCACCCTCGTTCTTACGACCAAGTAAGTGTTATTTTTACAGACTTCAAAGGCTTTACACAAGTAGCTGAACAGCTTACCCCAGAAGAACTTATCAACGAACTTGCAGAGTGTTTTTCAGAGTTTGATACTATTTGTGAAAAATGGAATATAGAACGTATCAAGACAATGGGAGACGCTTATATGTGTGCTGGTGGCGTTCCTACCTCTAACTACACTAATCCTGTTGATGCTGTTAGTGCAGCTATGGAAATGCAGGAAGTAATCGAGCAATTAAAACAAAAGAAAATCCTTCAAGGCAAACCTTATTTCGAAATGCGTTTAGGTATTCATACAGGCCCCGTAGTAGCTGGTGTTGTTGGTAAAAAACGTTTTGCCTATGATATTTGGGGCGATACTGTAAATCTTGCTGCAAGAATGGAATCTAGTGGCGAAGTAGGAAGAGTAAATATTTCTGAATACACGTACTCACTTGTCAGAGATTATTTTTTCTGTTCGTATCGTGGAAAAGTAGAAGCCAAAAATAAAGGCGAAGTAGATATGTATTTTGTTGTTTCTAAGTTCTAG
- a CDS encoding ATP-binding cassette domain-containing protein, translated as MTKPFSVASMQEVLLAQESRTIFENVNLEVASGEFVYLIGKTGSGKSTILKALYADLPVENGEIVVAGYRVNHLQPSEIPYLRRKIGIVFQDFQLFTDRSVFENLAFVMRATGWTDKVAIQHRIDQILKQVGIDELMYKMPHQLSGGEQQRVAIARALLNDPLIVLADEPTGNLDPTIANDILNVFVEINKAGTAVLMATHHHNFLKKHPARVFYCEEGQVKDIDKNLVIQKMTEE; from the coding sequence ATGACAAAACCTTTTTCAGTAGCCAGTATGCAGGAAGTGCTTTTAGCACAAGAAAGCCGAACTATTTTTGAAAATGTAAATTTGGAAGTGGCGAGTGGCGAATTTGTCTATTTAATTGGAAAGACAGGAAGTGGAAAATCCACTATTTTGAAGGCTTTGTATGCTGATTTGCCTGTCGAAAATGGAGAAATTGTAGTGGCAGGTTATCGTGTCAATCATTTACAGCCTTCCGAAATTCCTTATCTTAGACGAAAAATAGGAATTGTCTTTCAAGATTTTCAATTGTTTACAGACCGTAGCGTTTTTGAAAACTTAGCCTTTGTGATGCGTGCCACAGGTTGGACAGACAAAGTAGCCATTCAGCATCGCATAGATCAAATTTTAAAGCAAGTAGGCATTGATGAGCTGATGTACAAAATGCCTCATCAACTTTCTGGGGGAGAACAGCAGCGTGTCGCCATTGCAAGGGCGTTGCTAAATGACCCTTTGATTGTCTTGGCAGACGAACCCACAGGAAACCTTGACCCAACTATTGCCAACGATATTTTGAATGTTTTTGTAGAAATAAATAAGGCAGGAACAGCCGTTTTGATGGCAACTCATCATCATAATTTCCTTAAAAAACACCCTGCAAGAGTTTTTTATTGTGAAGAAGGACAGGTAAAAGATATTGATAAAAATTTGGTTATTCAAAAAATGACTGAAGAATAA
- a CDS encoding NfeD family protein, with amino-acid sequence MELFIIGILFFFAMITLTIEVLSGTIKFGVISLFLTLFGTVLTYFFYGIDTSIWTLAIASVFNVGAITYSVRSKSWEKFSQKHMIEGKHDDKDTERKLFLYPKQKGKTISSLRPNGRVNFEDEIFEVRSLNGEFIDSGKEIMISKIEGSKIYVSSTVS; translated from the coding sequence GTGGAACTATTCATAATCGGTATTTTATTCTTCTTTGCTATGATTACACTTACTATTGAAGTTCTTTCAGGAACGATAAAATTTGGTGTCATCAGCTTATTTCTAACTTTATTTGGTACTGTTCTGACTTACTTTTTTTACGGAATAGATACTTCTATCTGGACACTTGCTATTGCTTCAGTTTTTAATGTTGGCGCAATTACGTATAGTGTTCGTTCGAAATCTTGGGAGAAATTTAGTCAAAAACATATGATAGAAGGCAAACATGATGACAAAGATACCGAAAGAAAATTGTTTCTTTACCCAAAACAAAAAGGCAAAACTATTTCTAGTTTGCGTCCAAACGGAAGAGTAAATTTTGAAGATGAAATTTTTGAAGTGCGCTCACTTAATGGCGAGTTTATTGATTCGGGAAAAGAAATTATGATTTCTAAAATAGAAGGTTCAAAAATATATGTTAGTTCGACTGTTTCTTAG
- a CDS encoding adenylate/guanylate cyclase domain-containing protein: MKKKYLVLILSLIVLLFIPYEWGEAQNYNRRQVISKIRKYETKRKRALKNGDYKTAISLSWQIADSYHLIEQTGLMVRYYERAIYAAERKGDKLLEAKSHERLGDKYEMPDYFTKKNKAYEEAAQLYNEINKFEKQGEVLRKIVKITHKERDYENLIPTAETLLSKPDTFQITRQDRINLSTVLMEAHTKQGSEEKVKLFELMWEKAQNEKPDPRDKKRELEEAMKIDPMLLSQRELEFLRTQKRELTLDIDSQKYVIERQGLELQLKNLDLKMKETEGERQKAEAEKQQAIAKEQKAEAEAQKARNNQFLIGLIGGGIVLFISVIAFIQKLNSNRKLNSKNKEIEIERQKSDTLLLNILPEETAQELKETGHAQPQSYDLVTVMFTDFKGFTQISEKLSPEELVKKLEYCFTEFDKICEKYNLEKIKTIGDAYMCAGGVPVANASNPKDAVKAGLEMQQFMKDWKSYQEKLGEPAFELRLGIHTGSVVAGVIGKNKFAYDIWGDAVNLAARMESSGEVGKVNISETTYNYVKNDFECEYRGKITAKNKGEIDMYFVNTVIS, from the coding sequence ATGAAAAAAAAATACCTCGTTCTTATTCTTTCACTTATAGTTTTGTTATTTATTCCCTATGAATGGGGAGAGGCACAAAATTATAATCGCCGTCAAGTAATTTCTAAGATTAGAAAGTATGAAACTAAACGAAAGAGAGCTTTAAAAAATGGCGATTATAAAACAGCTATCAGCTTGAGTTGGCAAATTGCAGATAGTTATCATCTCATTGAGCAAACAGGTTTGATGGTAAGATATTATGAGCGAGCGATATATGCAGCCGAAAGGAAAGGCGACAAACTCTTGGAAGCAAAAAGCCATGAAAGATTGGGCGATAAATACGAAATGCCAGATTATTTTACCAAAAAAAATAAAGCGTATGAGGAGGCTGCCCAGCTTTATAATGAAATAAATAAGTTTGAAAAGCAAGGAGAAGTTCTGCGTAAGATTGTCAAAATTACACATAAAGAAAGAGATTACGAAAACTTGATTCCGACAGCCGAAACACTACTTTCGAAACCTGATACTTTTCAAATCACTCGTCAAGACAGAATAAATCTTTCTACTGTTCTGATGGAAGCTCATACAAAGCAAGGAAGTGAAGAAAAGGTAAAGCTCTTTGAACTCATGTGGGAAAAGGCGCAAAATGAAAAGCCAGACCCAAGGGACAAAAAAAGAGAACTAGAAGAGGCAATGAAAATAGACCCAATGCTACTTTCTCAAAGAGAGTTGGAGTTTTTAAGAACTCAAAAGCGTGAACTTACCCTTGATATTGATTCTCAAAAATATGTTATTGAGAGACAAGGCTTGGAGCTTCAACTCAAAAATCTTGACTTAAAAATGAAAGAAACAGAGGGAGAAAGACAAAAAGCAGAGGCTGAAAAGCAACAGGCAATTGCAAAAGAACAAAAGGCAGAAGCAGAGGCACAAAAAGCAAGAAATAATCAGTTTTTGATAGGCTTGATTGGTGGTGGAATCGTCTTGTTTATTTCAGTAATAGCATTCATTCAAAAACTCAATAGCAACAGAAAACTAAACTCTAAAAACAAAGAAATTGAAATAGAACGTCAAAAATCAGACACCCTTTTACTCAATATTTTGCCAGAAGAAACAGCACAAGAACTTAAAGAAACAGGACATGCACAACCTCAGTCTTACGACCTTGTAACGGTTATGTTTACAGATTTTAAAGGCTTTACACAGATTTCTGAAAAGCTATCGCCAGAAGAACTCGTCAAAAAACTAGAATATTGTTTTACTGAGTTTGACAAGATTTGTGAGAAATATAATCTAGAAAAAATCAAAACGATTGGAGATGCCTACATGTGTGCTGGTGGTGTTCCTGTTGCTAATGCTTCCAATCCAAAAGATGCTGTAAAGGCAGGGCTAGAGATGCAACAGTTTATGAAAGATTGGAAAAGCTATCAAGAAAAACTAGGAGAACCAGCTTTTGAGCTTCGCTTGGGGATTCACACAGGTTCGGTAGTAGCAGGTGTAATTGGTAAAAATAAATTTGCCTACGATATTTGGGGCGATGCCGTAAACTTAGCTGCAAGAATGGAATCTAGTGGAGAAGTTGGAAAGGTAAATATCTCTGAAACGACTTATAATTACGTAAAAAATGATTTTGAGTGCGAGTACAGAGGAAAGATTACAGCGAAGAATAAAGGAGAGATAGATATGTACTTTGTGAATACAGTTATCAGTTAA
- the ald gene encoding alanine dehydrogenase, producing MIIGVPMEIKTDESRVALTVGGVAELIHHGHTVYIQKGAGIGSGFPDALYESVGGKILPTIEDVYAIAEMIMKVKEPIEPEYKLIKENQVVFTYFHFASSEPLTKAMIDAKAICIAYETVEQSDRSLPLLIPMSEVAGRMSVQQGAKYLEKPIKGRGILLGGIPGVQPAKVLVLGGGIVGTQAAKMAAGLGADVTIMDVSLPRMRYLDDVMAENVTTIMSNQYNIEQAVQESDLIIGAVLISGRKAPRLVTREMLKLMRPGTVLVDVAVDQGGCFETTKATTHRDPTYIIDDVVHYCVANMPGAVPYTSTVGLTNATFPYAIQLANKGWIKACKENKELLLGLNIIKGDIVHEGVAEAFELPYVDINSILEKELVH from the coding sequence ATGATTATTGGTGTTCCAATGGAAATCAAGACCGACGAGAGTCGTGTAGCCCTTACTGTGGGTGGTGTAGCCGAGCTTATTCACCACGGACATACCGTTTATATTCAAAAAGGTGCAGGTATTGGAAGTGGATTTCCTGATGCTCTCTATGAAAGTGTAGGAGGTAAAATTCTACCTACTATTGAAGATGTTTATGCTATCGCAGAGATGATAATGAAGGTAAAAGAGCCAATTGAGCCAGAGTATAAATTAATCAAAGAAAATCAGGTAGTCTTTACTTATTTTCATTTTGCTTCATCTGAGCCACTAACAAAAGCCATGATAGATGCAAAAGCTATTTGTATTGCTTACGAAACAGTAGAACAATCTGACCGTTCGTTGCCTCTTCTTATTCCGATGTCAGAAGTAGCTGGTCGTATGTCTGTACAGCAGGGGGCAAAATATTTAGAAAAACCAATTAAAGGGCGTGGTATTCTTTTGGGTGGAATCCCTGGGGTTCAACCTGCTAAAGTGCTTGTTTTGGGTGGTGGAATTGTAGGAACACAAGCTGCAAAGATGGCTGCTGGTTTGGGAGCAGACGTTACTATTATGGATGTTAGTTTGCCTCGTATGCGTTATCTTGATGATGTAATGGCTGAGAATGTAACGACAATTATGTCTAACCAGTATAATATCGAACAAGCCGTTCAAGAATCAGATTTGATTATTGGTGCTGTTTTGATTTCGGGTAGAAAAGCTCCTCGCTTAGTTACTCGTGAAATGCTTAAACTTATGCGCCCAGGTACTGTACTTGTTGATGTAGCTGTTGATCAGGGTGGTTGTTTCGAAACAACCAAAGCCACTACACACCGTGACCCTACTTATATTATTGATGATGTGGTTCATTACTGTGTAGCCAATATGCCAGGAGCTGTTCCTTATACCTCTACGGTTGGTCTTACGAATGCGACATTCCCTTATGCTATTCAATTAGCCAATAAAGGTTGGATAAAAGCTTGTAAAGAAAACAAAGAATTATTATTAGGACTTAACATCATTAAAGGTGATATTGTCCATGAAGGTGTTGCTGAAGCATTTGAATTACCGTATGTAGATATAAATTCTATACTTGAGAAAGAATTAGTACACTAA
- a CDS encoding TIR domain-containing protein yields the protein MSDITPPTILDKLEDNLDTRFRDVFISYGRAESKAFAAKLCERLTQKGYKVWFDQNDIPLGVDFQHQIDEGIETAHNFIFIIAPHAVKSPYCRKEIELAVKRGKRIIPILQIEPTSKEVWDMMHPTIGKINWVYMRQKWEEEKEQTEYETIDDFDTGFEGVLTLLEQEQEYVKRHTEILLRAIEWEKNHHNSMHLLVANERKEAEKWLFYRFETTQPPCRPSDLHVRFISEAKKNANNLQTDVFIASAEKEKEGNSMTREQVIYMLALHGYTSWTHVTDLNSGVDFHKAIRKGVEGADNLIFLITKESLASEYCMEELEYAISLEKRIIPLCLEKIAENELPKALRNLQYIDFTDNKDDTTLSKNEKTDFERDIDELLAILDADKEYIQRHKILLTQALKWERQDKNASMLLRGHNLEQAKIWLKIGQKRETQLPLPIHEDFIKESQAKSSSERTDVFVSYSRTDGDIARKLNESLQIAGKTTWFDQESIASGADFQKEIYEGIQNADNIVFILSPESILSPYCADEVEFAQKLGKRFVTLLYREIDTKELPTAFSTVQWIDFRTNYTKFDKQFAEVLRTLDTDREHVQAHTKWQNEAMEWVDFDRGNDFLLRGNEVSLAKEWIDTAKENKKVPLVTDLQEEFIKESLKQEGKVKRAIERNKQIAIAAVAIILAVAMLAGSQWYKSYKHQQELAIKNLVFKSKEVLETSPDRALQLAYEAYKADKKVSLVAVKNLYHIIEDANILSSDEPIFTELKAEDTILSVVWAKDKSRFVTIGYEGLILFDGKGRFIKKLSDGKPSSYQNQINNFSILNHDFNVDYAYSKSILKPYFVALSDDGNYIITHSDSNEIIFFDKNGNKTGVIKSEKPVGQDIKLDFIEKDDSLFIVAMEGVVNTDYYPRGFSLLDKLGNKIRYYDEDSIDWGIQNELYNKVARIWQQKVGDKKFEKSILKRTTSFILGNHILINDDDNGWKLVTNQKQDSTIITYNFPEKIHFSNLDPNYAIAYNQNTAYIFAFPDRIQSALEKIPPLSAREKIENQVAKLDDYRQVPEAVADMVAKGILFLTVFLLSILVLNYMNMLFLAQKYFKIIIYLFVGFFIGVGWFIFIMTDEYVIPVAFSSGISLVVAGIFFGIQDLKRKLYFNGTLFTAVAILLGILSLSLFHYTNRAEGFTETLSHVFGGVNIFIWIVVGITWFATEKAAKEFSQRNFNYFADWIGILVSTISFFIVLSITKFSLEDNLSFFFLILIFPFIYLLRTFIHQYVLYTYQKAKYSLTILRMYIPVIIMFPFFATGAIIEFNGGTGGGSNYLLIVSAFLLLCYIFILYVFTIFVAFKQKDRLNLIANFFFWWTAILLIFVVVPSVDEENTSIFYSSICIIWFAPLAWMLYKFFKKRNIEKHQTVEIE from the coding sequence ATGAGCGACATTACTCCACCAACTATTTTAGACAAATTAGAAGATAATTTAGACACTCGTTTTAGAGATGTCTTTATATCTTATGGAAGAGCAGAATCAAAGGCTTTTGCTGCCAAACTCTGCGAAAGACTTACCCAAAAAGGCTATAAAGTATGGTTTGACCAAAATGATATTCCTCTAGGAGTAGATTTTCAGCACCAGATTGATGAAGGAATTGAGACAGCTCATAATTTTATTTTCATTATCGCTCCTCACGCTGTAAAGTCTCCTTACTGCCGAAAAGAAATTGAACTCGCCGTAAAAAGAGGAAAACGAATTATTCCAATCCTGCAAATTGAACCGACTTCAAAAGAAGTTTGGGATATGATGCACCCTACTATTGGAAAAATAAACTGGGTGTACATGCGCCAAAAGTGGGAGGAGGAAAAGGAACAAACAGAATACGAAACCATTGATGATTTTGATACAGGATTTGAAGGGGTACTGACGTTATTAGAACAAGAACAAGAGTATGTAAAACGTCATACAGAAATTTTGCTTAGAGCCATTGAGTGGGAGAAAAATCATCATAATTCTATGCATTTATTGGTAGCTAATGAGCGCAAAGAAGCCGAAAAGTGGCTTTTTTATCGTTTTGAAACTACACAACCCCCTTGCCGTCCGTCTGATTTGCATGTTCGTTTTATTTCGGAAGCTAAAAAGAATGCAAACAACCTTCAGACAGACGTTTTTATTGCTTCTGCCGAGAAAGAAAAAGAAGGAAATAGTATGACAAGAGAGCAGGTTATTTATATGCTTGCACTTCATGGTTATACCTCTTGGACACACGTAACTGACCTAAATTCGGGTGTCGATTTTCATAAAGCCATAAGAAAAGGGGTAGAAGGCGCAGATAATTTGATTTTCTTGATTACAAAAGAATCTTTAGCATCAGAGTATTGTATGGAAGAACTGGAGTATGCTATTTCTTTAGAGAAAAGAATCATTCCTTTGTGCCTAGAAAAAATAGCTGAAAATGAGCTTCCAAAGGCATTAAGAAATCTTCAATATATAGACTTTACAGACAATAAAGACGACACAACACTTTCTAAAAATGAAAAAACAGATTTTGAGAGGGATATTGATGAGCTTTTAGCAATCCTTGATGCAGATAAAGAATATATACAACGTCATAAAATTTTACTTACTCAAGCTTTAAAATGGGAGCGTCAAGATAAAAATGCTTCGATGCTTTTGCGTGGGCATAATCTTGAACAAGCTAAAATTTGGCTCAAAATTGGGCAAAAAAGAGAGACTCAGTTACCTCTGCCTATTCACGAAGATTTTATAAAAGAAAGTCAAGCTAAAAGTAGTTCAGAACGTACAGATGTTTTTGTCTCCTATTCCAGAACTGATGGAGATATTGCTAGAAAGCTAAATGAGAGTTTACAAATTGCAGGAAAAACAACGTGGTTTGACCAAGAAAGCATTGCCTCTGGTGCAGATTTTCAGAAAGAAATTTATGAGGGAATCCAAAATGCTGATAATATTGTTTTTATTCTTTCTCCAGAATCTATTTTATCTCCCTATTGTGCTGATGAAGTAGAGTTTGCTCAAAAACTGGGAAAGCGTTTTGTTACACTTTTGTATAGAGAGATTGATACAAAGGAGCTTCCGACAGCTTTTTCTACTGTTCAATGGATAGATTTTAGAACTAATTACACCAAATTTGATAAGCAGTTTGCAGAGGTATTACGTACCTTAGATACCGATAGAGAACACGTACAAGCGCACACAAAGTGGCAAAATGAAGCCATGGAATGGGTGGACTTTGATAGAGGTAACGATTTTTTGCTACGTGGAAATGAAGTCTCATTGGCAAAAGAATGGATAGACACAGCAAAAGAAAATAAAAAAGTTCCTCTAGTTACAGATCTTCAAGAAGAATTTATAAAAGAAAGTCTAAAACAAGAAGGAAAAGTAAAACGAGCGATTGAAAGAAATAAGCAAATTGCTATTGCAGCAGTCGCAATTATATTGGCTGTGGCGATGCTTGCAGGTTCTCAATGGTACAAATCCTATAAGCACCAACAAGAGTTGGCTATAAAAAATTTAGTCTTTAAGTCAAAAGAAGTGCTGGAAACTTCGCCTGATAGAGCCTTACAGTTGGCTTATGAAGCTTACAAAGCAGATAAAAAAGTTTCGCTAGTGGCAGTAAAAAATCTCTATCATATTATAGAAGATGCAAATATACTTTCTTCTGATGAACCAATTTTTACAGAGCTGAAAGCCGAAGACACTATTTTATCAGTCGTTTGGGCAAAAGATAAATCCCGTTTTGTTACTATTGGATATGAAGGTTTGATTTTGTTTGATGGAAAAGGAAGATTTATAAAAAAACTTTCAGATGGCAAACCAAGTAGCTATCAAAACCAAATTAATAATTTTAGTATTTTAAATCATGATTTTAATGTAGATTATGCTTACAGTAAAAGTATTTTAAAGCCTTATTTTGTAGCATTATCAGATGATGGAAACTATATTATAACTCATTCTGATAGCAATGAAATTATTTTCTTCGATAAAAATGGAAATAAAACGGGTGTTATAAAATCAGAGAAGCCAGTAGGGCAAGATATTAAATTAGACTTTATAGAAAAAGATGATTCTCTTTTTATAGTAGCAATGGAGGGAGTAGTAAATACAGACTATTATCCTAGAGGATTTTCTCTTCTTGATAAACTAGGCAACAAAATTCGTTATTATGATGAAGATAGCATAGATTGGGGGATTCAAAATGAGCTTTATAATAAAGTCGCAAGAATATGGCAACAAAAAGTAGGAGACAAAAAGTTTGAAAAGTCTATCCTTAAAAGAACAACAAGTTTTATACTTGGTAATCATATACTGATAAATGATGATGATAATGGGTGGAAGTTAGTAACAAATCAAAAACAAGATTCTACTATAATTACTTACAATTTTCCTGAAAAAATTCATTTCTCAAATCTTGATCCTAATTATGCAATAGCTTACAACCAAAATACAGCCTATATTTTTGCTTTTCCAGACCGAATACAATCTGCATTGGAAAAAATACCTCCTCTATCAGCTAGAGAAAAAATTGAAAATCAAGTAGCCAAATTAGATGATTATAGACAAGTACCAGAAGCAGTAGCTGATATGGTAGCCAAAGGAATTTTATTTCTGACTGTATTTTTACTGAGTATTTTGGTGCTGAATTATATGAACATGCTGTTTTTGGCGCAAAAATATTTCAAAATCATTATCTATCTATTTGTTGGCTTTTTCATCGGAGTTGGGTGGTTTATATTTATCATGACAGATGAATACGTAATTCCTGTAGCATTTTCTTCAGGAATTTCCTTAGTTGTCGCAGGTATATTTTTTGGGATACAAGATTTGAAACGAAAACTTTATTTCAATGGAACACTCTTCACAGCAGTAGCCATTCTTTTAGGGATACTTTCCCTTTCACTCTTTCATTATACAAATCGTGCCGAAGGATTTACCGAAACACTTTCTCATGTTTTTGGAGGAGTAAATATTTTTATATGGATTGTTGTTGGAATCACATGGTTTGCCACCGAAAAAGCTGCTAAAGAATTTTCTCAACGCAATTTTAATTATTTTGCTGATTGGATAGGCATACTGGTTTCTACAATTTCATTTTTTATTGTTCTCTCTATCACAAAGTTTTCTTTGGAAGATAATTTATCCTTTTTCTTCTTGATTCTAATCTTTCCTTTTATCTATCTTCTAAGGACATTCATTCATCAATACGTACTTTATACTTATCAAAAAGCTAAATACAGCCTAACTATTTTGAGAATGTATATTCCTGTTATCATTATGTTTCCTTTCTTTGCTACGGGCGCAATTATAGAGTTTAATGGAGGAACTGGAGGAGGTTCAAATTACTTACTTATTGTTTCAGCTTTTCTATTATTGTGTTATATTTTTATTCTCTATGTTTTTACTATTTTTGTAGCCTTCAAACAAAAAGATAGACTAAACTTAATAGCTAATTTCTTTTTTTGGTGGACAGCAATATTACTTATTTTTGTAGTTGTTCCTTCCGTTGATGAAGAAAACACATCTATATTTTATAGTTCTATTTGTATTATTTGGTTTGCTCCACTTGCTTGGATGCTCTACAAATTTTTTAAGAAACGAAACATTGAAAAGCATCAAACAGTTGAAATAGAGTAA
- a CDS encoding 4Fe-4S dicluster domain-containing protein has protein sequence MDKENKNTYWKDLKEATQTTTKGLGLTWEHFQNSIKSLAKTDKNNSGSASAAQNQSFEEDNISNLGVVTNRYPHEMMPIPDNGRYKLHNEIDDCIVCNKCVEVCPVNCIEIDAIRGTEQVGRASDGSPIRFYAAKFDIDMAKCCFCGLCTVVCPTECLTMTKEFDFSETDISKMNYEFGNLTEEEATQKQKEWDDFQAEKAAQKEAQKLALKVVKKTISLPKIKKGEEVQPTEKKIIKKPAIKVKKIVSQPKAEKSEEKLKDKPKSIKKIVIKPKLKPIKIKIPTSNSSDKNKKTGEKDDE, from the coding sequence ATGGATAAAGAGAATAAAAACACATATTGGAAAGATTTAAAAGAAGCTACACAAACAACAACAAAAGGATTAGGGCTGACGTGGGAGCATTTTCAAAATTCGATAAAAAGTTTAGCCAAAACAGATAAAAATAATAGTGGAAGTGCTTCTGCTGCTCAAAATCAGTCTTTTGAAGAGGATAATATTTCTAATTTGGGTGTCGTAACTAATCGCTATCCACACGAAATGATGCCTATTCCAGATAATGGACGCTACAAACTTCATAATGAAATTGATGATTGCATTGTTTGTAATAAATGTGTTGAGGTTTGTCCAGTAAATTGTATTGAAATTGATGCTATTCGTGGAACAGAGCAAGTGGGTAGAGCTTCCGACGGCTCACCCATTCGTTTTTATGCTGCTAAGTTTGATATTGATATGGCAAAGTGCTGTTTTTGTGGGCTTTGTACGGTAGTTTGTCCGACAGAGTGCCTTACAATGACCAAAGAGTTTGATTTTAGTGAAACAGATATTTCTAAAATGAATTACGAGTTTGGAAATCTTACAGAAGAAGAAGCTACTCAAAAACAAAAAGAATGGGACGACTTTCAAGCCGAAAAAGCTGCTCAAAAAGAAGCACAGAAACTAGCTCTAAAGGTAGTCAAAAAAACTATTTCGCTGCCAAAAATAAAGAAAGGAGAAGAAGTACAACCGACAGAGAAGAAAATAATCAAAAAACCTGCTATCAAAGTTAAAAAGATTGTTTCTCAACCAAAAGCAGAAAAATCAGAGGAAAAATTAAAAGATAAGCCAAAAAGTATAAAGAAAATTGTAATCAAGCCCAAGCTAAAGCCGATTAAGATAAAAATTCCTACATCAAATTCTTCAGATAAAAATAAAAAAACAGGTGAAAAAGATGATGAATAA